ttctgagctgtcctggtctctgctccaccccctctgtccatccggggagggctgcagactaccacgtgcctcctctgacacatgtggagtcaccagccacttcttttgaactgacagtgaggagtttcgctggggggagggggggcgtagcgtgtgggaggatcacgctacccccttccccctcctccgaccgaccagaggaggcgctagtgcagcgaccaggacacatacctacatccggcttcccacccacagacacggccaattgtgtctgtagggacgtccgaccaagccggaggtaacacggggattcgaaccggcaatccccttgttggtaggcaacggaatagacctctacgctgcCCAGGCTTTATGATtctttttaaggttttttttttttctctcgtgtTCTCTCATTTCCATGTCTCCTCTCCATCTTGAAAGCCCCTGTTGGTAAGCCGAATATATGGTGGGACTGTGGCGGGACTCCCGCAATCTCCAAATGTGTGCTAATGTGGAAGGTACGCAAGCTAATTATTCAGCTCAGTTTCTACTGCATGGGACTACCCAACAATAACACTCGGTGTGGTGTTTATGCAGACTGTGTGCTTTCTAACTCCTGTTGTTCACCTCGCTCAGAAGCTGCCCAGATCCCAGGCTCGCGGACTCATCCTTGGATATGAAGTTAAATGGATTCACAGCAATGGCACGGTATTGGTCATTAACGCGTCCACGGCGGAGACGGGAGGTCAGCTGGAGTGTGGCGAGATGCAGTGCCACCTCACGTCCTCTCCAGCAGATGTGTCTGAGGTGTATGTGTCAGCCTACAGCGCACGCAATTCAACGCTGCCTGCTCATCTAACAATGCCAGGTACGAACGCCATTCATTTTGATGTCATACAAGTTTTGTGGTATTTAAGTGGTTTATATAGGATGGTTGTAATAATTGTCACAGTTGTGAGAGAAGTAATCACACTTTTCTGTGGAAAATGGTGTTCCTATGAGTATCCTTCACAGATGTCAGTGTTAGAATTGTGGTGGCTTTCGCTCTTTTATGCTGGCACACATAACATGATGTTCTCTGCCTTTCGTCAAGGTAAAGTGATCAATGAGCAAAACATTGATTTGAAGATGAATTCAAACGTCATTAACGTGTCCTGGGATGTGCCTTTTCAACTCATGGACAACCTGACGGGATATGTGGTGCAATATAAGCAGCAGGGAAGTCCTCCAGCACAAGGATTTGATTGGGTCAGAGTGAACAAAAGCCAAACATCGAGCATCTTGACAGGTGTCTTTCActtaaatattttattttaatgTATATTTTAGACAGggtggcacggcggcgcagtggttagtgcagtcgcctcacaggaagaaggtcctgggttcgagccctggggtagtccaaccttgggggtcgtcctctatgtggagtttgcatgttctccccatgtctgtgtgggtttcctccaggggctccggtttcctcccacagtccaaagacatgtaggtcaggtgactcggccgtactaaattgtccctaggtgtgaatgtgtgtgtgtgtgtgtgtgtgtgtgtgtgtgtgtgtgtgtgtgtgtctcagccctgtgacggactggcggcctgtccagggtgtctccctgcctgcctcccaatgactgctgtccAATGACCCAGGTCGcagaccctgagagaaggataagcggttgggataatggatggatgggtatattTTAGACGATTTCTAaaagtgttttaaaaaaaatgctaatCTGAAAGAAGACCTTCATCATGATCGTTACAGATTTAAACTTTGGGGTTGTTTATTCTTACTGAAGGTACAAACCTGAAGCTTTACATGCAAGTCAGAAGCTAGTCCACAAGTATTGAAAGCATAAAGTAAAGGCTAATTTCAGTTGTTACTGCTGTGTAGGACTTTAATGGGGGGAGAACACTGCGCACAGCCATTtactcacagaaagctgaatcagttcatctgggcacaatttAGAAACATCTCATCGCTCATctcagggcccagacacaccaagccaactagcggcgatgaaggccgactgttgcgtcgcctgccgtctgggccaagaAGTAGCACTCGACCACACCGcagagactacagccgacggccaactagcatgtacgttctgcactgattcgctaagccgaACAGCCAGTCAGagcgatctctctctctcactgacgggctcTGCCGGATTCAACGTACtgaatcggctgaaaagctgccCACAGGGGTCTGACTCGTGCCGacagtgcgggacacaccgcaaaaactggggtcacagacatcggcctggtgtgtcaccctcttcagtctcaactgactgcaagtgtccccacccttataaacaatacagttgcataaagaccgacaacaacaaccagtttcatatgcaaattgccacgaCCATTAACtggcgttacaatggccatgtgtactgttcacagaggattggggaattgttgtaatcacagctttgtaagatggcgacagatgcactcttagcccccccccaaccccccacccggttcagggatggtcgttccctcttcacatagtagatggcctctttgactccccattcaaaccagcattcctccctatcaaggatgcgcacatcctcatccctgaaagagtgtcgacgacattccccagtcctctgtgaatagtgcacatggccgttataatgctagttaatggtcacagcaatttgcatatgaaactgatcgttattttcggtcgttatgccacggtATTGTTAAtagataagggtggggatacctgcagtcagttgagaccgaagaggtcgctaatgccccttttccaccacatggtaccggctcaactcgacttgactttttcgttttccactactggaaagtaccggcacttTGGTAACTGttcccacttttctggtaccacctttgtcgaggttccaaacaaACTGGAGGGGGTACTAAAATCAATTCaggccagctacactgagggggtactgttacgttaATGGAAAATTAAAACTCCGTGAGTCGAGTCGGGTTGAGTTGAGTCGAGtcgggtcgagccggtaccatgtagtggaaaaggggcattagatgattgatgaaacttttctctcaagaaaatattgtgtccagatgaactgtttcagctttctgtgatttccttacctggagtaTTGAGCATGAAGACGTAGCAGTTTACTCCTTCCCCATTGTCGCGACATTTGTAAGAGTAGGGCAGGCAGCGGCGAACCTGAAGAAGAGGCAAAGTTGTGTTAagcaagcagatatggcagaacaagctcGTCACACCTTCACCAATAGATACTCAGATAGCTAAAGATTCAgccgtgtgtttttttttctgaccAAGTGTGCCTGTGCACACGATGAATTTGACCCCGATTCACAGCAGCTTCGAGCActtgcagactcacacacacacacacaaaagaaaaaagaaaaatggcccagtggttagcgctgttgcctcacagcaagaaggccctgggttcgaaccccaggccgtcccaggtcgtcctctgtgtggagtttgcatgtcctccccatgtctgtgtgggtttcctccaggggctccggtttcctcccacagtccaaagacatgtaggtcaggtgaattggccgtactaaattgcccctaggtgtgaatgtgtgtgtgtgtgtgtgtgtatgtgtatgtgtgtcggccctgtgatggactggcggcctgtccagggtgtctcccgcctgccgcccaatgactgctgggataggctccagcattcccatgaccctgagaccaggataagcggttcagataatggatggatggatggaaatttcaGCCCTGCATCACATTATCAGCAAGTGTTTTGTCTGTCTCCATCCATAGGGAACTATGAGAGTTACATTGGCTACAAAGTGTCACTGTTCGCCATGTCAAAAAAGGACGATAGCCACCAACTTTCCTCGGCGATTGGCTATGTCCTTCAGGGGAGTAAGTATTTCTGTAAACACTGTCTGCAGCTGCTCATATGGAAATCTTTATTTGTGACATTTTTGCTGATATTTTTGTCGTCGTGTTGATATTTTTATTAGACACTCCTAACCCGAGGGTCTTCTAACACTCTCCAAATTAATCCTTAGCCCCACCCGAAGTGCCTTCGTTTAAGGTGGATGCTATTGAGTCCACCTATGTCAACCTGTCTTGGGAGCCGATTCCGCTGCATCAGAGGAAAGGGGTGATTCTGGGCTACAAGATAGTGGTGGACAACCAGAAAGGTAGAGTACGAAAGTAGACCCTTGGAGTAAATATTCAAGGGCACATAATTGGGAAAGAAATTGAGGCATTATAGATGTTTGTTTCACTCTTGAATATCCGGTCTTTATGCACTTTTGATGTCATTTGTCAGAGTCTGAAGGCCGTTTCACATAACTAGATGGAACAATTAAAAATTGCATGTGCAAGGTCCgcagtggcgtagcggtctaagcatcggtttggtgtcgatgcagttgcccactggggactggggttcgcgccccggtctcgtcagatccgactatggccggactcgatgaagcagcaatcattggcaacgctgtcttcaggaggggggcggagtcggcttgtgttcgtcatgtgaatgcgtctctgtgtgtgtcggaaaaacagtggttcggcttggattcgccttgtcacgaaagtggggaggcgctttccttcgagactgccggccggagagatgcagttggcgaacgcatgcaataggagggtgggtgtttgaattaagatagggatcaattggccactaaattgggagaaaaagggaaaaatcagaaataaattaaaaaaaaaatttgcatgtgtatgcatgtgtttatttaaacatatatttaaatatacacaTTGTACatgaatatatgaatatatatattcattcatataTTGATGAAGACAGGAaggaatggatgatccgctgtggcaatccctaacgggagcagccgaaagtagtagtagtagtatatatatatatatatatatatacaattatTACAATTATTTATTCTAATTTAAAGAAATATTAGTCAACATGGAATTCATGTTTCGTAGAGAAAAGATTTATCAGAAATTTCTTCAACGAAGAAAGACAAGAACGGAGGAATTTATTTAACATTTTTTGATATCACTCTGATAtcaggacggcacggtggcgcagtggttagcgcagcgagaaggtcctgggttcgagccccggggtagtccaaccttgggggtcgtcctctgtgtggagtttgcatgttctccccgtgtctgcgtgggtttcctcccacagtccaaagacatgtaggtcaggtgactcggccatactaaattgtccctaggtgggtgggcgggccctgtgatggactgacagcctgtccagggtgtctccccgcctgctgcccagtgactgctgggataggctccagcatccccgtgaccttgagagcaggataagcggtttggctaatggatggctggatatcaCTGTCGATATTGTTAATTGTTGGGCCGGTGCAGAAGAACGCAGGTCCAAGCCTTTGTCACAGTGTAGTAGTACAAGTAGACATGTTTTGATATGTAAAAATTATTTTTTCTGATTATTCTCCGTCTTTCTGTCTCAGTGTACAACGTGAATGTGTCCCTGCAGCATGAAATTACGAAATTTCAGCTGGAGAATCTAAACCCAGGCCAGGACTATGAGGTGGAGATCAGGGCTGTGACCGCTGCGGGGTCAGGACTCAGTGCAATCGTTAGGTTcaaaacacaacagcaacaactcAGTGGTATGAAATCAGTCATTGGCTGGTCCTGTCAAACATATTCGATAAGATGTAGTTTGAAATCCTATGACATAATGAAAGACGTGAATGTATTTGGTTTACACATGTCATGCGCTACATATTATGAaaactttttttctctttctcacacagGCTACAACATTGGGACAGTATTCGGCTCCATTGTTTCAGTTTTCTCTATAGTTATTGTCATATTCTTGATTTTTATGAGGTGAGACAATCTTGATCAAGTCTTTAACTGGCTGGGTGTTTCACATATATGAAACACAATTATGTTCTTCTATCCCACCACTGATTGATAAATATACTGTAAGATGTGGCTCGTCCCAATCATTCACAATACCTggaactactattactactacgccgcctactactactactactactactactagtactttcggctgctcctgttaggggtcgccacagcgaatcatccgtttccatctcttcctgtcttctgcatcttcctctgtcacaccacccacctgcatgtcctccctcaccacatccataaacctcctctttggccttcctcttctcctcttccctggcagctccattttcagcatccttctcccaatatacccagcatctctcctccacacatgtccaaaccatctcaatctcacctcccttgctttgtctccaaaccgtccaacctgagctgtctctctaatatactcgttcctaatcctgtccttcctcatcactcccaatgaaaatcttatcatcttcatctctgccacctccagctccacctcctgtcttttcatcagtgccactgtctccaaaccatacaacatagctggtctcacaaccatcttgtaaaccttccctttaactcttactggtacccttctgtcacacatcactcctgacactcttctccacccactccaccctgcctgcactctcttcttcacctctctactgcactccccgttactttggacagttgaccccaagtatttaaactcacacgcctttgtcacctctactccttgcatcctcaccattccactgtccttcctgtcattcacacataggtattctgtcttgctcctactggctttcattcctcttctctccagtgcatacctccacctctccaggctctcctcaacctgcaccctactctcactgcagATACCTGGAGCAATTTTACAAAAATAAGCAAACATCTTTATTTGAGTTGGTAGAATAAAGAGCAGAAACGAAAGCCTTCAACTTGAATGTCACTAGCTGGGCCATCGAATGAAATGCTGACATGGTCTCGAACGCTGCAGACAAAACATACAAATAGATTACTCCATCACTGAACACTTATGGTCTGTGTCTTGCTAAAACAGTCTGTCATTATACGCTTTAAGAGTATCCCtaattttgtcttttttaatGTGTCGAGAAGTAAAGCTTGTCCCCTGATACCACTGGGCTACTGTGAGAAAGTGCCGGACCCTAGAAACAGCTCCGTGTTCCAACACATGACCACGTATCAGGTAAGAgaccgaccgactgactgactagTGATGCGCCGctcagggttttttaatacccgcacccaccCAACCTGTTACGGGAGCCACTCTGCCCTGCCCAACCCGCTAAAATATGCGTTAATTACCCACCCGAACCCGGCCCAACCTGCAAACCTCCAAAGTAAGtctaggctacagcaaagtggGCTGTGTTGCGCTACATCATGTTTGGGTTGCTTGCCCGGCATAATACACCGATGGCAACGCGTAGCCTGTTGTATATCAGCCTGGTAGAGTCTGGGTCTAGGCGactaaataaacagacaaatTGTTCCAAACGGGGttcttttttggagggggggatttttgtacttggccaattaccctactcttcccggtcgctgctccaccccctctgctgatccggggagggctgcagactaccacatgcctcctcccatacatgtggagtcgccagcctcttcttttcacctgacagtgaggagtttcaccaggggggacgtagtgcgtgggagtatcacgctattccccccagtccccacccccaaacaggtgccctgaccgaccgaccgaccagaggaggtgctagtgcagtgaccaggacacatacccacatccggcttcccacccgcagacacggctaattgtgtctgtagggacgcccgaccaagccggaagtaacacggggatttgaaccagcgatccctgtgttggtaggcaacggaatagaccgctatgctacctggatgcccccccgcccccaaacggTGTTTTTTATTGTTGAGTatcagcaaaacaagtaaccttTCATTAAAGACACGAAccgtctgtcttcctctctcactcacacacacacacacacacacacacacacacacacacacacacacacacacacacaatcctcttctttctgaccaaaaaaagtATTTTGGtggtgtaaacaaaagctacggataccacttggggaaaaaaacttagaggtgcttgtgtgcatgtgtgtgtgtgtgtttgagagcgagagagagagcaagagagagagaatttgaatttaaaACAGCTCTTTATTAAACAGGAAATGACACATCTTTTGACAATATCAGCAAAGTCACTCCTTTACCATAACACATCCAACAAAAGAGCTCGTCTTCCATTTTGTTGAGTTGTAAGACAAGTTTAGTTTTAACAACAAACACACTTTACCATGACATATTTTAACAATCTGAGCATAGCAAAGTCACTCCTTCACAATAATCTGTCCGATAAAGACTTAattttccatcacagaaccgaTTCCCATatcagttgagagagagagagagagagagagagagagagagagagagagagagagagagagagagagagagagagagagagagagagagagagagatgggggggtggACTAGTAATGCATAGCCTAGCCTATAGCACgcaatgtttctgtaagttatttataacttactcggagcgctgctttgtcactttttgaccagTCCTCCCGAACCTGTGATATTTACTAGCTAGCTTACCCGAACCCGCCCGACCCGCGGGCTGTGGGTCGACCCCCACGATAGAGTGTTTCGAGCCCCATTGGCTCCTGTATCTTATCTCAGAATAGGTTTTCTAACCGATCATGAATGATGATGTTGTTTTCTCACTGTGGACCTGTTGCAGGGCGGCATGGTGACgcggtggttagtgtggtcgcctcacagcaagaaggttctgggttcgagccccgggatagtccaaccttgggggttgtcccaggtcgtcttctgtgtggcgttttcatgctccgttttcctcccacagtccaaagacatgtaggtcaggtgaatcggccatactaaattgcccctaagtatgaatgtgtgtgtgtgtgtgtgtgtgtgtgtgtgtgtatgtgccctgTGTgactgcctggcggcctgttcagggtgtctccctgcctgccgcccaatgactgctgggataggctccagcatccctgcaaccctgagagcaggataagcggttcggatgaaggatggatggatggatgggtggacccGTTGCAGCCTTTCAGCTGATCATTGCCTCTCCCGTTTACAGTCACATGTCTAATAATGTAGCCTACATACTAATTGATTGtctttatttctgtgtgtgttgtccaTGTAGATCAATGAATTCTCTTGGAACTGTGTTCCTAGTCTCGAACCCAATCTCCAAATCTCTTATTTGGAAGTCATGCAAATCCAGCCCCATACTCTGAAGTCCTGCCCAAGGAAAGCCTCTCATCTTGATGGAGTGACTGAGGAAGAGGCAGGAGATGAGTGCTCACATAAAGACAGAGAAAGGGGTCAAGTGGGAGTGGCTGCCAGTGAAGAAGAGTGGGAAAGGACAGAGCGGAGACATGGATTTGGAAGACAGGATTACAGCAAAATGATTGACTCCGAAGAAGAGAGGGATGAGgatggggaggaggagagggatgaTGATTTAAGCTCATCGGACAATGATCAGTCTTTCTCAGGTTACGAAACACATTTCATGCCCACTGCCTTAGAGGTactataataacattaataaactTGATTTGTATAGCTCCTTTCCTACATAAAAtgtagctcaaagtgctttacattaaaaacatagGAAGCAATataactcaacaacaatacagataaaataagttaaaaacaataaaacacagacctaggcaaaaaaaatCATAgagcaaggcaagaaataaaagcacagtacaagataaaaaaataagaataaaaaaacataaagtggaattaattaaaagcaagagcataaaaatgggtcttgagctgtctgtgaatgttctcattcatccaggtcatggttatccaaaggaattgaattgagtgcaacaggacttggtatatatccgtgaagacgtttcgcctctcatccaagaggcttcctcagttcgtgcctttctgactagaccaagctagtctgactggctgctgatgagactcagatatttatcctctttggagtcgttatcagagctatcgatgtccatggctctttgtgttcttaTATTTGGCAACGCCCGTcgctatcagaggtattgatatgcgtggctctttgtgatccgatgttaagcagcgacggtcgttgggggctgttagtttcgacttcgttagtgctccattcagtggtcatgagagccgttggagccgttagtgagcgactgttgttcttggaggctaggcttcttgagtctcctgggtagagatgaaaggacggcgttgtaagtgggagataggtggtgtcgcagacctcctcctctgttgagggatggtttttccagtttcacatagatggcttccttcacccctctttcaaaccatctatcttccctgtccaaaatgtgtacgttgctgtcctggaaggagtgtgtcttctcctttaggtgtagatagactgctgagtcttgtcctgaggagtttggccttctgtgttgggacaTCCGTTTGTGTGGTGGTTGTTTGGtgtctcctatgtataggtcagtgcaatcctcattgcattgtacagcatacaccagattgcttttctgggtgtgtggtacacggtctttgggatgaaccagtctttgtcggagtgtgttgctgggtttgaagtataccgggatgcggtgtttgttaaaaaatcTCCttagtttctcggagaccccagaaacatacgggacgactgtgctattccttctgttcctcttctcctcatcgcttacccggttggtctttttggaacgtgttgcagttttcacaaaggtccaactggggtagccgcaggtttttaaagctcccctcaggtgtttgtgttcttcccgttgggcctgagtgctgctgggcacattgtcagctctgtgttgcagagttctgatgacgctcagtttgtgttccagagggtggtgtgagtcgaaagaTAGATATTggcctgtgtgtgtaggtttcctgtaaatcccaatgtggaggctcctgtcttccccaatgtggacgtcacagtccaagaagggcaaactgttgttctttacgtcttcccttgtgaacttaatgttcttgtccactgagttaattgtttggtaaacgcttgcacctcttatgtttggattttgacccatgtgtcgtccacatatctgaaccagtggcccggaggtgttcctctgaaggagttcagggccctgtgttctatctcttccatatataagccaCAATGGCAGATACTGGTgaacccattgcacagccgtgtttctgtctgtaaaattggcccctgaattggaaatatgtagtgttcaggcaaaggtccagtagttggcaaatctggtctgggctgaggttgttcctatcgtggagggtgtcgtcccgtagcaaacgttgcctcacagtttccaaagcctccatggttgggatgcaggtgaataacgaggtcacgtcgtagcaatggtttcattcggttccagttttacgccttggaccttgttcacaaagtcaatggagttttggatatggtgaggtgtttcacccactaaaggggtcaagaagTTTGCTATatgtcttgagctgattcttaaaactagaatagaatacactttatttgtcatttgtacatatatACAATGAAATTCCCTATCTgtgtgtaacccatcctagctgtgtagctaggagcagtgggcagccactgtgcagcgcctggggaatggtttaccctttccggatactgacagctgggtagactctgcccggggatttgaattcagagttaccttcgcCTAGCCTGTGCCTAAACAGGTATCAacctacaaggcagcaggtggttttgttgtcagagtgttcccttctcctagcctttgcctaaagaggcatcaacccacaaggcagcaggtggaacTATCTAtagacgttgcttctcttatttgttggggg
The nucleotide sequence above comes from Lampris incognitus isolate fLamInc1 chromosome 10, fLamInc1.hap2, whole genome shotgun sequence. Encoded proteins:
- the il12rb2l gene encoding interleukin 12 receptor, beta 2a, like isoform X2, encoding MDERSGGSRTRVGGSAPTSQDLKAQRPAGCETRWLLSFFLLSLPARSAPPGPPPPPSPPECHIPYEEQEWMVHTGLIHCTWEPGPDPKTPANYTLHWESANDNRGHVEATNFTASIRRPDFESHSQLNVWVQAKNVYGSANSPSASFNTADIMKLPQPKIISVSQDPLSISWKSQCTLQGHSEGVCEVRYRSEADQFWPKGEGGFHGVYYIDNPEPFTTYELQVRCSCADHVGSMSDWSLVQKVKSAEGAPVGKPNIWWDCGGTPAISKCVLMWKKLPRSQARGLILGYEVKWIHSNGTVLVINASTAETGGQLECGEMQCHLTSSPADVSEVYVSAYSARNSTLPAHLTMPGNYESYIGYKVSLFAMSKKDDSHQLSSAIGYVLQGTPPEVPSFKVDAIESTYVNLSWEPIPLHQRKGVILGYKIVVDNQKVYNVNVSLQHEITKFQLENLNPGQDYEVEIRAVTAAGSGLSAIVRFKTQQQQLSGYNIGTVFGSIVSVFSIVIVIFLIFMSKACPLIPLGYCEKVPDPRNSSVFQHMTTYQINEFSWNCVPSLEPNLQISYLEVMQIQPHTLKSCPRKASHLDGVTEEEAGDECSHKDRERGQVGVAASEEEWERTERRHGFGRQDYSKMIDSEEERDEDGEEERDDDLSSSDNDQSFSGYETHFMPTALEVL
- the il12rb2l gene encoding interleukin 12 receptor, beta 2a, like isoform X1, giving the protein MDERSGGSRTRVGGSAPTSQDLKAQRPAGCETRWLLSFFLLSLPARSAPPGPPPPPSPPECHIPYEEQEWMVHTGLIHCTWEPGPDPKTPANYTLHWESANDNRGHVEATNFTASIRRPDFESHSQLNVWVQAKNVYGSANSPSASFNTADIMKLPQPKIISVSQDPLSISWKSQCTLQGHSEGVCEVRYRSEADQFWPKGEGGFHGVYYIDNPEPFTTYELQVRCSCADHVGSMSDWSLVQKVKSAEGAPVGKPNIWWDCGGTPAISKCVLMWKKLPRSQARGLILGYEVKWIHSNGTVLVINASTAETGGQLECGEMQCHLTSSPADVSEVYVSAYSARNSTLPAHLTMPGKVINEQNIDLKMNSNVINVSWDVPFQLMDNLTGYVVQYKQQGSPPAQGFDWVRVNKSQTSSILTGNYESYIGYKVSLFAMSKKDDSHQLSSAIGYVLQGTPPEVPSFKVDAIESTYVNLSWEPIPLHQRKGVILGYKIVVDNQKVYNVNVSLQHEITKFQLENLNPGQDYEVEIRAVTAAGSGLSAIVRFKTQQQQLSGYNIGTVFGSIVSVFSIVIVIFLIFMSKACPLIPLGYCEKVPDPRNSSVFQHMTTYQINEFSWNCVPSLEPNLQISYLEVMQIQPHTLKSCPRKASHLDGVTEEEAGDECSHKDRERGQVGVAASEEEWERTERRHGFGRQDYSKMIDSEEERDEDGEEERDDDLSSSDNDQSFSGYETHFMPTALEVL